gtttcagtctaggactagtctaatccctgtccgggaaaccgccccttagagTAGTAAACACAGTTTTAATAGGCTTCTGGCTATCTTGAAATTGATTAAACTGTATGTAGATGTGAACCCAAGATGGCAGGGATCTGGCATTTTTGACATGTCACATGTATGGATAGGCCAGTTATTTGTACCCGCTATATGATCATAATATTAAGACACAATTATATTACAAATATGATATGAATTCAATCCTATAgacaaatatttttacagtcagTTATGCTACTGTACTGTACCACTTATGAATAATTTGCAATAATAATACCATGTCatttatagaccgtttcattgggcgcacgtgcggtgacgcgataagcaCCTGGTCCGAattttacttccggtttctgtttgtttaatggtctgactagtcgctaaactgaactcttaaacaaatacctcgtcgaaaataacaaatgttttgggttcctatgtaatctacgtgttgtttattttgcttgttatgtaaataaactactttaaaaggactttgttgttatttattcttagcggagtttaccggaagttacgtgatgaccacgaaagccgcgtgtttatgttgttactgctgaaaccttCTATAACTTTCCTGTTATGTCATTAGTTTACTTATTTCTATACTGTATTTTTCATTGTCTTCACTGATAAAATGTGCTTTTTAAAGCTGCATTACAACAATGCAATACAACtgcataataaatacattttgaagtgAGGTTCACTGTCTGTAAACCCTAGTATTGATAAGATGTAAATGAGCTAAAGTAATTGACCCTTCACAAATCCTGCACCCTTTTGCAAACCAGCAAAGCACTCCCACTGCACTAGAAATGATTattactgtaaaaatgatgtTGATTTCAGATAAAAGCAGACACAAGGTCTGCAATATGCATCCAAAGTGTACATTAACACTTGGAATAAAGTTAACAAAATAAAGATGGAAGCCTACAGTTCATAAAATTCAAAGCATTGGCAATCGAGAGTCACAACACTGTTTCTGTAAAGCTGGATGTCCCTCTTTTTTAATATTACCATCATTAAAAatctaaatctgtatgcatttatAACATCAGGTTCAGTAGGTCATCTTAGCATAGTGTGCAAATAGCGTTGGGACACACAATATCAGTGTTATGATTGGTCTGGTTGCCTCTCAATCAAACTCCTGCAAATGGTCAAATGTGTATGTATAATGTTTTAGCTGATTTTTTATTTCCCTATATTTAAGGTCATTTCTACAAAGTCAATGTTCCTGTAATGGTCACGCGAGGGGCTCAGCACGTCCTGACCCGACCTGCTCAGACATCAAACCCGGCTCCTGTCGCTCATGGAATTGTGGCCCAGCTGTCTACTGCTTGCCATCCTGCACCATCTGCGTGTCCAGTATCTGATAAGACACCGAGTCCTCTGACCACTGAAGCCTCGTCTGATAAACCCCTGCCATCACTTTCAGAGAGTCAAAGTGAATTCACTCTTGATGGCATTGACTTCAGCCCCGAGCCAGTTGACATGAGCACATCCTCTATTTGCACCCCTCAGCTACCTCAGGGCCAACACTCTGATTTTTCTTCCAGTTATGCACAGGACTTGATAGAAATGCCTTTGAAGGAACCCGAGAGATCCAGTGTGTTGAGTATTGAATCAGCTGCTCCTTCAAACATGCCAACCAAAGACGCAAAGGTAAGATTGGGACACATAATGTCATTGTTTTCTCAATTAATCAGTTTTCTCAATCCTGCCATACATCAAGATCTtatgcattgaaataattttGGAAATAATTATGAATGGAAAGCTAatttgcaatttatttattttggcatgacacgtgctTTGGACTTAATGGTTCTTAATCTAAAtcctataaaacatttttacatttactagTGCTATTTTAGATCTTGTGCCCAAGCTCAACTGCTGGTCTAAGCAAAACGCAATCATGCCGCCCACTATACTTCaactttcattcatttttatagCACATTTAAACACAACTTTGTTGCCCAAAGTACTGCACAAtgaagaaaataagaaaaatctaacacacacacacaatttacACGCAATTAAAGCTCATTGTAATAGATTCCCATTAAAACTCATAAATCCCCTACTTTAAAGGTGCGACTTAAAAACTAAGTAAGGAACTTGCCGAATGTAAAGGgatttcagtttttaaatacaaaagcaCAAAAAAGGCATTTAAAAACGCTAATTGTAGACACAATGTAATGAAATAAGAGGCTCGAGTGTAACCATCGTGTTCTTCTGGGTGACGCGTAATGCTATATTTAGTTACTCGTTTTGAATTTGCTAATACTTGTGCCACCCATCTAAATTGCAGCATGGCATATGAGGCATATGTTTTACTAGTCTGAAATACTGCCAAACAGCGGACATATGGCTAACACATTTTCATTTCTTCTTCGCTGCTCTATACACACTAAATGCAAGCCATTGGCATAAttacaaaaattacaaaaacattGTAATCTCACAGCATTACACAGAGATAACTGCGGCTTTTATATGTGTACAGCAGTTAGACTGATTATTAACACCTTGCCAAAATTACTCCATGAGTTAGTGGcattactgaaataaaataaatattttctgcTCCTTTAGTGTGTGCGTTTGAGATATGCACGCTCCTCTCCAGCAGAAATATGAAAATGAATCATAAATGGTCATTTCCTTTTACTAACAGACCTATTACTTTAGTGATCtccttattttatttcttaataACTTGCACATGTGTgcgtaaatatatatatttttttgtgtaatatagAGTTGCATAGCGATTGTCCGATAGTTTATTGACTGTATTTCCACACTTTGACATTTGATGGTAAATATGGAGTATTTGGTTATGTAATAGTAGGGTATTTGTTGGCTATCATGTATTCCATGCAGTCGGGCCATCTCCTCCTGTGCTTCCGTAGTGGACGATGTGATGGCGAGACGGGCAGATTAATGATTTTTGATTTAAGGTTGGATTTTACAAGGTGTATGCCTATATTAAACCATTATCACTTAATACAAGCACAAATAACACTACTGggtttatttttcataataatGTGGATCCAAAGTATGATATGGAGTgaattaatgtgtgtgtgtgtgtgtgtgtgtggcatcAATACTTATAATCATTTTTCTGATGTACTTCCTTCAGGCTCACTTAAATCACCATCTGTGTCGCTATTTTTTTGGGTCAGAGTTTACTTTCAGGTGCACAAATTTGGggatttttattataaatcacaacctttgcgtgggaagtGGTGTACGCATGTTTTCAGCCCCATTTTGTGCGATGCACGTTTTATAAATTAGGCCCCAGGCTTTGGCCCCTTTGATGTTGAGATCCAGAgaccaggggtgcgtttcccaaaagcatcgttagccaacgaACATCGTAAGTAACATCGTTCAatgatttggtgtttcccggtgttgtgtcgaagtctgttccccctatgttccccctatttttcccttcagtgtagtgtttttatggcgtttttatcacgttataggttttattatttatatatttaaagttttaatggctactgagatgtatatgtgtgcatttctgtaatgtatctgtattgttcttaatggtaagtcaattatttttacagtatgaatcatattatatgtataatatttatttaattatgtatgcaaacattacatttttaaaacaaccagtaaaggaaaaaaagaaaaagacaagctatattttaaaagaaataccccaatagaaaactgtcaaatgtatgaaatatttaataaattgtattataaaatacatgatattatgcctttttagtataaccaattcaaatctttaatctttctaaatgtaacgtgatgaaaacgctataaaagcactacactaaagggaaacatagggggaactgagttcgacacaacacctgaaacatagttcaaacgaacattcgcaaaCTGCATCGCTAACTTGTGTCATCTTGTGTCTTcacctgtcgttagaagcatcgTTCCTTGTTAGAAAATACGTTggtcatgcttttgaacaaaataagcaaaaaacatgtagtacagtctatatccatcattctaaatatattacaattttattttacgtctttaaatttgtaaacgGAATGAAAgtgctgcatttgaaaactgtgcatgtgcacagtcctacgagctttaagaccctggggaatccctgggaggagtgacatAAGAGGGAACTTGCACGTGCATTAAATATCTTccaaataaacaacagataacaaaatcagtcttccgatgcaatatatgttattttttacattaaatcgatttgcacagatgAATTAGTACTTcaacctcccacgtgacatcatcaactatgttgttaaaccaacatggttcaaacgaccaatgtgcgacaaagttactatgctttcagtaaacagtcgtgacaaggtagtttGTTTCTCCAAAGATGCATCGTACTATTGtcgttcagcaacgagttacgtcgttgtttgggaaaattataaacatataattttttgaatttttcatttttataattcATAGTCGTTATGGAGAGCAAATTCACCTTGATAAATGTTGTTGATATTTCAACAGCTTGAGATGATGGAGCTCCAGACCGACCTTAACTTCAATGAGCTGGTGAACATCCCACAACTAGATGGAGTTGCTAACAGCAGCTCAGACACTGAAGATGaagataatgatgatgatgatgacttGGGGCTTGTTGGAGAGAATGAGTTGCTGGGATTGATCAATGCCAATGaggatgaggaagaggaggaggaagaggtaATAACAGCACATATAGTTATGAAGTTACTTAAAGTGTGAATAAAATACAGGAATCCGTTGCTCGTCTCTCTAGCTGTCGCTAAGAAAGTAATTCTCCAAAACTGGAAATCAAAGAAATCTTGCAACATCAATCATTGGATAAATTTAAtttctgaacacatttcaatagaGAAATATAATGCACGCAGATGGAAGCAGATATCAGCCTTTGAAGACATCTGGTCCCCATTTCTATCATTTCTTAACACAAAAACATAGCTACAAGCCGTGTACATTACCAATCACACATCTCTCTCTtctattatgtaattttatttattttatctatATAGGCACACACTATTTAAACTCATGCATAACATGTTTTTCCAACCTTTTTTAAACCCATTTCCGCTTAAATACTCTAACTGTGACTAACGAACGTGAACCTCAAGATCATTCTATTCAACCAGCAATAACAATGTCTCACTGCAACTGTATTGTCCTTTTGTAATTTGTCTGTTATTTTGTTGTATGTATGTTATGTGTTACACTTTTACGTGGTGCTTAATCCCCCTCCCCTTATGTGCACTGTAAATAAGTATTCCTATTTtccgtactgtaaaataatttactttatataaaaaaaagttgtcctccgaagagggggggtggtggcgggccaaaaaaaAAAGTGTGAATAAATCTCTTGTTTGTTATTAGCGTTTTAAAAAGTTAAGGACTGCTATTCTTCATTGCGTGCATCTAAATGCACAATATCAGATGACAAGTTAACAATGGCTGCAGTTCCTGGATCTGTTTTAATCTATAGTATCTATCCACATTGTTTTCGAATGTGGAAGTAGGTCAAGTGACGTATTTTCCTTCTTTGTGCGAGACGTCTGtttcaatagccagccggtagaaaacagtgttggggagcacacataaaacatgatttaaaccgttatggtaaatatttactACATCTGCCATGTATGATCCAGTGTGAGGAGGAAATGAAGAAGTTGCCCCATACATcatgaaatggttgtttcaacaagacaatgacccaaaacacactagtaaacgggcaaagtcttggttccaaaccaacaatattaatgttatggagtgtccagcccaatctccagaccttaatccaattgagaacttgtggggtgatatcaaaaatgctgtaaaaccaagaaatgtgaatgaattgtggaatgttgttaaagaatcatggagtggaataacagctgagaggtgccacaagttggttgactccatgccacacagatgtcaagcagttttaaaaaactgtggtcatacaactaaatattagtttagtgattcacaggattgctaaatcccagaaaatttttttttcctacaaaatagttttgagtttgtacagtcaaaggtagacactgctatttttttgaacacacccctttcaaccaATACCCCAACTGCACAACCCCAAGAGCGTGCacatcatgaatgctgggtcttgtttgt
This Misgurnus anguillicaudatus chromosome 11, ASM2758022v2, whole genome shotgun sequence DNA region includes the following protein-coding sequences:
- the gtf2a1l gene encoding TFIIA-alpha and beta-like factor, whose product is MLSESIMLSNANTLAKLYLSIIDDVMESVREMFYDEGIDERVLENLRQLWESKVVQSKAVEGLIKDSNPSSFVLQLPGNYTQTLNKPTVVIPAAQNMQNFTSKANNCSSVTTFSLPPGITYPVQIPAGVTLQTASGHFYKVNVPVMVTRGAQHVLTRPAQTSNPAPVAHGIVAQLSTACHPAPSACPVSDKTPSPLTTEASSDKPLPSLSESQSEFTLDGIDFSPEPVDMSTSSICTPQLPQGQHSDFSSSYAQDLIEMPLKEPERSSVLSIESAAPSNMPTKDAKLEMMELQTDLNFNELVNIPQLDGVANSSSDTEDEDNDDDDDLGLVGENELLGLINANEDEEEEEEEDPLNSGDDVSEQDIPEIFDTENIIVCQYDKIHRSKNRWKFYLKDGVMCYGGKDYVFSKAVGEAEW